The DNA segment TCCTTCCGGTCTTCTTGTCCCAGAGCAGCGGCACAGTGACGCGACCGGAGTACTCAGGGCTGTCCTGGGTGTAGCGCTGGTGCAGATACTGCAGCCCGTCGAGCCTGTCACCAGTCGAACCGTGTTGCGGATCGAAGGTCCAGCCCTGATCCTGCATCAGCCAACTCACTACGGAAACGTCGATCAGCGATTCCAGGCCTTTCAGCTTGCGGAAGATCAACGTGCGGTGCGCCCAGGGGCAAGCCAGAGACACATAGAGGTGATAGCGACCCGCTACGGCTGGAAAGCCCCCTTCACCCGAGGGGCCCGGTGTGCCGTCGGCGGTGATCCAATTGCGTCGCCGAGCGCTTTCGCGCTGGAAGCGTCCATCCTTGGCAGTGTCATACCACTTGTCATGCCACTTGCCATCGATCAACAGGCCCATGGTTGGTCTCCGAAGTTGGGGTTCGAGGACCAGTTTATCGACAGTTGATCGATGGAAAAGCAAAAAAGGGTGGAATCAACTATCGATCAGCTCGATACCTTGCGCGCAGCCCAAAGGCGGTCAGCCTCTACGAACGCCTGTTCGCGCGCCATGCCAAGGCCGCGCAGAGCCAGGGCCATGGTTGCGCGAACCGCCAGTTGGCCGTAGCCGTCCTCGCATTCGCCCCGCCAGACAGCGGCCAGTTGGCTGGCGTCCAGGGTTTCCGGTTTCACATGGCGAAGGGCGGAGAGTGCTGGCCATTCCTCGTCCCAGGCTTGGCCGTCGGTGGTGCCATAGAGATGGCAGGCGGTGTCCGGATTGACCTCAATTTCGCCACCTTCGCCCTTGATCACCATGGCGTGATCGCCGAGGAGTCCGCTGGCATCGCGGTGCTCCGCCTGATAGCCGGGGTGGAAGATGCTCTGCAGGCCGCAACGGGCGCCGAGTGGATTGAGGATGCGCGCCAGGGAGTGGATGGGAGAACGCAGTCCCAGGGTGTTGCGCAAGTCGATCATCCGCTGCAGTTGTGGCGCCCAGGCTCCCAGCGGGATGAAGGCCAATTGGCGCTCACGCAATGCAGCCTCGACCTGGTTCCAGTCCTGGCAGAGCGGGATGTCCAGCAAGTCCAGCAATTGCTCGGTGTACAGGCGTCCGGCGGTGTGTGCGCCGCCGCCGTGCATGAGGATGCGTATGCCGCTGTCGGCAAGGGCCTTGGCTGCCAGCAGGTACCAGGGCAGGTGGCGTTTCTTGCCGGCGTAGCTCGGCCAGTCCAGGTCTACAGCGATGCTTGGCGCCGGATTGCGTTGGCGGAAGGCTTCGGTGAAACCGGCCAGTTCCTCGGCGTTCTCTTCCTTGTGCCGCAGTAGCATGAGGAAGGCACCGAGCTGAGTGTCTTCCACTTCGCCGTCGAGGAGCATGCCCATGGCTTCTCGGGCTTCCTCGCGCGTCATGTTGCGGGCGCCGCGCTTGCCTTTGCCGAGGATGCGCACGAACTGGGCAAATGGATGTTCCGGTGGGGTGATGAGATTCATAGGCAATTGGTCGGTTTGGGCAGGCCGGCGAGCTTGGCGGCAAGCTTGGCGGGGGCACCTTTGAACAGGCGATTGAGGTGCAGGCTGTTGCCCTTGTCCGGGCCGAGCTTCTGCGCCACGTACTTGACCAGGGGGCGGTTAGCCGGCGACAGCTGGAACTCCGCGTAAAAGCCGCGCAGCAGCTCAAGGACTTCCCAGTGCTCGGGCTGCAGTTCAAGCTCCTCCCGCTCCGCCAGGGCATGGGCAACCGCCGGGCTCCAGTCGGTCAATTCCTGCAGGTAGCCGTCCTTATCCAGCGCAATGCGGCGGCCTTCGATCAGCAATTCGCTCATAGCCAGCTGTTCACCTTGTCATAGTGGCAGCAGAGTTCGACGAACGCTGGATAGTCCAGGGCATTCACGCGGGCTGGAAGGGCGGCCAGGGCGCGGGCTTGCAGGTCTTCTGCAAGCGCGTACAGGGCAATTGACTCGGGCATCAGGGTCAACGCCTGGCAGGCCACGCTGCCGGGTTGCAGGGCATAGGTTGCGTCACCGGTGAGTAGCAAGCCGTCATCGGGGCCCAGCAGGCGCAGGCAGCTACCCAGGCGGCTATCCGCGAACGGGGAGTGAGAAAGAATGTGCAGGGTGGCCATCAGAGGGTGAGCACTTGGTCGTAGCGGTCGATAAGGGCGGTCAGGGCAGCGTCGTCGAGGATCTCCACCGCCAGATTCAGCGCGGTAGCCTCCAGGCCACGCTCCTGCAGGCTGCGCGCCGAGGCATAAAGCGACTCCACGCCAAACAGGGGCAAGGCCTGGAGATTGGCCGTCAGATCCTTTTGCTGGAGCGCGGCTGGCTGTTGGCCGGCTGCCAGTTGGAGCACGCCGTCGTCGAGGAATAACAGGCCGAGTGGGAGGTCGAACGCACCGCCAGCCAGGGCGATATCGAGCGCTTCCCTGGCTCCTGGACCGGTCCAGGGCGCTTGGCGGGAGATGATCAGCATGGATTTCATGTCAGTTGCCTCCAAAACTGACGAGGCGATCGGCCATCTGCGCGGCCTCGTGCAACTGGCCCAGGCCCGATAGCTCCCAGCCTGCGGCCAGGTTGGCAGCAGGCCGTTCATAGCGTCGGGCTTCTTCAGCGTTCAGTACGCCACGGCGCAGTGCTGCAGCGATGCAAACCACACCATCGAGCTTGTGTTCGCGAATGAAGGTGCTCCATTCGGCGGACAGGTCAGGTTCATCCTGGGGAGCCACTACGTTGGATGAGGCGCTGTGCACACCGTCCTGGTAGAAGAACAGGCGGATGATCTCATGCCCTCCGGCCAGGCAGGCCTCTGCAAAGCGCAGGGCGCGCCGGGAGGAGGGCGCGTGGGCGGGGGCGAAGAGGGCAATGGCGAATTTCATGGTCGCTCGGGCGAATGGAAAACTGCTGGAATGATACGGCCAGACGCATTCTTTTTCCTGTCCAGGCAGAAAAAAGCCCGCCGAAGCGGGCTAGTCCGAGGAGGGTTGGCGATCAATCGTCGCTGCTGAATACGCCAACCAGTTGCAGCAGGCTGATGAACAGGTTGTAGATGGATACGTACAGGCTGATGGTGGCCATGATGTAGTTGCGCTCGCCGCCATGGATGATGGCGCTGGTCTGATAAAGGATGCAGACCGAAGAGAACACTACGAAGCCCGCACTGATCGCCAGTTGCAGGCCGCTAATGTCGAAGAAGAAGCTGGCGAGCATGGCGCCGATCAGGACGAAGAAGCCCGCGGTGATGAAACCGCCGAGGAAGCTCATGTCCTTGCGGGTGGTCAGCACATAAGCCGACAGGCCGAAGAACACCAGGGCGGTCATGGCGAACGCCGAGCTCACCACCTCGCCGCCGTTGGGCATGCCGAGGTATCTGTTGAGGATCGGGCCCAGGGTGTAACCCATGAAGCCGGTCAGTGCAAAGGTGGATACCAGGCCCCAGGCGGAGTCACGCAGCTTCACGGTGAGGAAGAACAAGCCGTAGAAACCGATCAGCACCACGAAAATGCTGGGATAGGGCACGCGCATCTGTTGGGCGGCGTAGGCAACCAGGCCGCTGAAGGCGAGGGTCAGGGCCAGCAGGCCGTAGGTGTTGCGCAGGACGCGGCTGACTTCCAGCTGCTCCGCTTGCGCAGGGTTGAGGGCGTAGTTCTGTTCGTTCATCGCGACACTCCCGAATTGGTTTCCGTGACCTGAGTCAGTCTGGATCATAACAGAGGGCCAGAAGGCGCCAAATGCAAGAGTTTGACAGCGTGTTGCGTTCCGGTACTATGGCGCCCCGCGCAAGCGGAGGTGTGGCCGAGTGGTTTAAGGCAGCGGTCTTGAAAACCGCCGAAGGGGAGACTCTTCCGTGAGTTCGAATCTCACCGCCTCCGCCATCTAGTTAGCTGAAAGCCCCGGATACCGGGGCTTTCGCGTTTCTGGGGCATTCAGTTGCCGAAAGTCCGCACAGCCTCCGTTCGATCCTCACCCTGGCATTCCTGAGCCGCAGCGCATACATCCCATCTGGCTCCTTTCATAGCCAACGCGCGTGCCACTCCCGTGTCTGTTACCGCTTCCATGTCGCCAAACAAGCGTCGCTTTCCGCTTTTCCCGCTCTGGCTCCTGCTCGATGTTTCTCGATTTCTTTACAGGTACCGCACTTTGTCGTGGCAATTAGCCGTTCATCCCGTCGTGGTTGCTCGAATTTGCTCTCGACAATGCTCTCGACCGCTCTGGAATGGACTTTCCAAGACTTGTAGATAGACGCGTCAATATGATGACCGCTGACATTTACATTTTGATACATCTGCACTTTAGTCAGCTTATTGACGTTCTGCGGCGCTAAACAAAACGAGCAAGGCTCAATCAGCCCATGCCTTCACTGGTGCAATTTCTTCTAGAGATGCCTCAGGTGTCCGTCCAGTGTCGAGGGCCAGCAACTGGAGAGAGAGATGAAACGCCCTGACTGCGAGCACGCTACAGATCGGCCTGAGGATCTGGCTGATGGCGAGGGGAGAAGGACATTTCTGAAACTGGCGGCAGCGACTATGGCGGCACCGCTGCTGATCACGGGTACGAAAGCCCGGGCAGAAATCGCGCCACCCGTATTCCCGCCGAGCCCGCCCACTGTGCCGTGGGCCCACGAGTTGCCCAAGCAAGTGAATCCTGCGGGGACGGTATCGTCGCTGAGTCCGGCGCCGACTGAAGTCGCCAACGTTGCAGCGGGCGAGGCGGGGCGTAATCCCCACCAGCGCTGGGCGCAGTTTGCGCCGGGTGCGTTGCTCTACGAGATCAGCGCGATGGAGCGAAACGACTGGGTCTACAGCCCGTCCTATCCGCCGCAGCGAATCTGGGGCTATCAGGCCAACAGCAACCCGGATCGGACCATGCCCAGTGCGACCTTCTTCGCGCGCTATGGACGACCTCTGATCTGTCGCATCCACAACAAACTGCCACAGAACCACGTGGGCTTCGGTACGCCGGAGATTTCCACTCACCTGCACAATCTGCATTGCGGGTCGGAAAGCGACGGCTTCCCGGGCGACTACTACAGCCCCAACAAACACGGCCCGTGCCTGTCGGCCAACGGTCGATTCAAGGACCACCTCTACTCGAACGTGAAGGCCGGATTCGAGGCGCGCCAGGACCTGGCCGGTGATCCCACAGAAGCACTGGGCACGCTCTTCTATCACGACCACACGCTGGACTTCACCGCGCCCAACCTGTACCTCGGCCTGGCGGGGTTCTACTACATGTTTGATGAACTGGATTCGGGCAACGAGGCCGATCCGAACCCCAACGCGCTGCGCCTGCCGAGCCACCCCTACGACTACCCGCTGAACTTCAACGACCGGCGCTTCGATGCCAGTGGCAAGTTGTTCTACGACCAGGTGCATCCGGAGGGCGTGCTGGGTGACAAAGTCGCGGTGAACGGCCGCATCGAACCCGTGCTGCGGGTTGCGGCGCGCAAGTATCGATTTCGTCTGTTGAATACCGGACCGAGCCGCTTCTACAACCTCGCCCTGGTGTCCGCGACGAACCTGAAGCAGAAATTCACCTACATCTCCAACGACGGCAACCTGTTGCCGGCGCCGTTGCTCAACCAGACCAATGTAACCCTCGGCGTGGCCGAGCGCGCCGACATCGTGGTCGACTTTTCCAAGTACGTGATCGGTACCCAGTTGTACCTGGTCAATCGCATGCGTCAGGTGGAAACCCGTCTGCCGAAGGACATCAAGGACCCCGGCGACCGGGTGTTGAAGATCATCGTCGACCGCTACCCGCCAGCCCAGGACCTGAGCCGTGTGCCAGCCACCTTGCGGCCGCTCCCCATTGTCACTCAGGCGGAGATCGACTCGGCACCGGTTCGCCGCTGGATTTTCGAGCGGGACAAAGGCATGTGGGCAATCAATGCCAAGTTCGTGGATGTGAACAGCCCAAGGGCGCAGATACCCAAGGGCAGCTACGAAATCTGGGAGCTCTCCAATGTCAACGACGGTTGGAGCCATCCGATTCATATCCACTTCGAGGAGGGTCGAATCCTCCAGAAGCTCGTCAAGGGCGTCAGCGTGCCTATCCCGGCACATGAGCAAGGGCGCAAGGATGTCTATGTGGTGGAGCCATTCACCACCTTGCGAGTGTTCCTGCGCTTCCGCGACTACAAGGGTAAGTACCCCATGCACTGCCACAACCTGATCCACGAGGACCACGCCATGATGCTGCGTTGGGACATCGTCTGAGGCGGATTGCGGATCACCCTTGAGGTGGGAGGAGTCACTATGAATACGCGAAGAAAGATGTTGGCCGGACTCGGTGGTGCTGCCTTGCTGGCTGGCTGGGCGGCCTCCCGGACGGGGGGCGAGTTGGTTGTGGTGAATCCCGAGCCGGCTCCGGGAGCCGTCCCGTTTCCCAATGTCACGCTCTATACCCACGAGGGGCGAAAGGTGAGGTTCTATGACGACCTCATCCGCGGCAAGGTCGTGACCTTCAACATGATGTACACCCAGTGCACGGGCAAGTGCCCGACCATGACGGCCAACCTGCGCCAGCTCCAGCAGTTGCTGGGCGACAGGGTCGGTCGGAGTGTGTTCATGCACTCCATCACTCTGCAGCCGCTTCTGGATACCCCGGAGGTGCTCAAGGCGTATGTCGAGCAGTACCATATCGGCCAGGGCTGGCAGTTCCTGACCGGGGATCCGGAGGATATAGAAGCGGTTCGCTTCAGCCTGGGGTTCTATGACATCGATCCTGAAGTCGACCGCAACCTGACCAGCCACACCGGTCTTGTGCGCATGGGCAACGACCACTATCAGCGTTGGACCATGGCGCCGGCATTGACGGGGTCGCAGCACATTCTCTCCACCCTGAACCACGTTGACCGCGAATGGGGCGTGGCGTCCTGAACGGCAAAAGGGTGTTCCTGGAGTTACAGGGGCACCCTCACTCGCTGCACATTCCTTTCTGACGTTGATAGACAGTTCCGGCTCATGACCGATTGAAGTCACGGGCCATTCCATTATTCCGCGTCCCTGTCAGGACGCGCGTGGAGATCAATCCGGTTGAGAATTTGGCGCTGCCTGTTTGACGCCAATTGCATCTGGAGCTAGGTCATTGCCCGGTCATTTGCTAATGTGAAGCTCATTTGAACGAGCTTGCTGCCCCAGGGCAGCGCGCGATGCACTGAGAGGTGTCGCTTGATTAGGGTGCTGGTGGTCGATGACCACGATCTAGTGAGAACGGGGATTACCCGCATGCTGGCCGATATCGAGGGCCTGCAGGTGGTGGGGCAGGCCGACAGTGGCGAAGAAGCCCTGAAGAAAGCACGGGAGCTCAAGCCGGATGTGGTCCTGATGGACGTCAAGATGCCCGGCATCGGCGGCCTGGAGGCCACTCGCAAGCTGCTGCGCAGCCACACCGACATCAAGGTGGTGGCGGTAACTGCCTGTGAAGAAGATCCGTTCCCGACGCGATTGCTGCAAGCTGGCGCCGCCGGGTACCTCACCAAGGGCGCTGCCCTGGAGGAAATGATCCAGGCGATTCGCCAGGTGTTCGCGGGGCAGCGCTTCATCAGCCCGCAGATCGCCCAGCAGCTGGCGCTCAAGTCCTTCCAGCCGCAGGCCAGCGGTTCGCCCTTCGATCTGCTTTCGGAGCGCGAGATCCAGATCGCCCTGATGATCGCCAACTGCCAGAAGGTGCAGAGTATTTCCGACAAGCTCTGTCTGTCGCCGAAGACGGTGAATACCTACCGCTACCGGATTTTCGACAAGCTTTCCATTTCCAGTGATGTGGAGCTGGCGCTGCTGGCCGTTCGGCATGGCATGGTGGACGCTGTCAGCTAAGATGTCCGACTTCGACGCGAGTGCTTTCCTTGCCGCCTGCAGCGGTCGTCCGGGGGTTTACCGGATGCTCGACGCGGACGGCAAGCTGCTTTATGTGGGCAAGGCCAAGAACCTGAAGAAGCGTCTGGCCAGCTACTTTCGCAAGACCGGTCTGGCTCCCAAGACCGCAGCCCTGGTGGCGCGGATCGCCCAAGTCGAAACGACCATCACGGCCAACGAGACCGAAGCACTGCTCCTCGAGCAGACGCTGATCAAGGAATGGCGACCGCCCTACAACATCCTGCTGCGGGACGATAAGTCCTACCCCTATGTGCATCTCAGCGACGGCGACTTTCCGCGGCTGAGCATTCACCGTGGCGCCAAGAAGCAGAAGGGGCGTTATTTCGGACCTTATCCTAGCGCGGGCGCCATCCGTGAAAGCCTCAATCTGCTGCAAAAGGCTTTCCTGGTTCGTCAGTGTGAAGAGAGCTACTACAAGAACCGTACCCGGCCCTGCCTGCAGTACCAGATCAAGCGCTGCAAGGCGCCCTGCGTCGGACTGGTGTCGCCGGAAGAATATGCCGATGACGTTCGCCACTCGGTGATGTTCCTTGAGGGACGCAGCAACTCGCTGGCTCAGGAGCTTTCTACCGGGATGGAGGATGCGGCACGGCGGCTGGATTTCGAGAGGGCCGCCGAGCTGCGCGACCAGATATCGATCCTTCGCCGGGTGCAGGACCAGCAGAGCATGGAGGGTGGCACTGGCGATATCGACGTCGTCGCCGCCATTGCCACGCCGGGCGGCGCCTGCGTGCATCTGATCAGCGTTCGCGGTGGTCGCGTGCTGGGCAGCAAGAACTTCTTTCCGCAGGTCGCTATCGAGGAAGAGGCTGCGGATGTCCTGGTCGCCTTCATCGGCCAGTACTACCTGGGCAACCAGGAGCGCGACCTGCCCGGTGAGCTGATCGTCAACGCCACACACGAGGATTTCCCCACCCTGATAGCCGCGTTGGCTGAACAGCGTGGTCGCGAACTCGACATCAGCCATCGTGTGCGCGGGACGCGGGCGCGCTGGCAGCAGCTGGCCGTCACCAACGCCGAGCAGGCGCTGACGGCGCGTCTGGCCAATCGACAACATACGGCTGCGCGCTTTGAAGCCCTGGCCGAGGCACTTGGGCTCGACGAAGCGCCGCAGCGCCTGGAGTGTTATGACATCAGCCATTCCAGTGGCGAAGCCACGGTGGCCTCTTGCGTGGTATTCGGGCCCGAAGGGGCGCTGAAGTCGGACTACCGCCGCTACAACATCGAAGGGGTCACGGCCGGCGACGACTATGCAGCGATGCATCAGGCGTTGTCCCGTCGGTTCAGCAAGCTGAAGGACGGGGAGGGCAAGTTGCCAGACGTGCTGCTGGTGGACGGCGGCAAGGGGCAGCTTTCCATGGCCCAGGAAGTGCTCAAGGAACTGGCTGTGCCGGAACTCATCCTGCTGGGGGTCGCTAAGGGCGTTACCCGCAAACCCGGCTTCGAGACCCTTTACCTGAACGATGCGTCACACGAGTTCACCCTGCCTGCGGATTCGCCTGCGCTGCACCTGATCCAGCAGATCCGCGATGAGGCACACCGCTTCGCCATTACCGGGCACCGCGCACGGCGCGGCAAGGCGCGGCGTACATCCAGCCTGGAAGAGGTGGCCGGAGTCGGGCCCAAGCGTCGTCGGGAGCTGCTCAAGCACTTTGGAGGGCTGCAGGAACTCAGCCGCGCCAGCATCGAGGAAATCGCCAAGGCGCCAGGTATTAGCAAAAAGCTTGCTGAGTCGATTTATGCTGCCTTGCACAGCGAGTAGAATGCCGCCTTCATTCAGAACCAGCCGTAACGATGAATATTCCTAACCTGCTCACCGTTCTGCGCGTACTGCTTATCCCTGTCTTCATCCTGCTGTTCTATCTGCCGTTCTCCTGGAGCTACCTGGCAGCCAGTGCGGTTTTCGCCATTGCAGCGGTTACCGACTGGTTCGATGGCTACCTGGCCCGGCGCTGGCAGCAGAGCACGCCCTTCGGCGCTTTCCTCGATCCAGTCGCGGACAAGCTGATGGTGGCGGTAGCGCTGGTGTTGCTGGTTGAAGAGCATCACAACCTCTGGCTGACGCTGCCGGCGGCGACCATCATCGGTCGTGAAATCGTGGTATCGGCTCTGCGTGAGTGGATGGCGGAGCTCGGCGCGCGAGCCCATGTTGCCGTATCCAACCTAGGCAAGTGGAAGACCGCAGCGCAGATGGTGGCGCTGGTCATCCTTCTGGCCAACCCTCCGCTGTTCACGTTCTGGGTCGCCGTTGGCTATTTCCTGCTGATCCTTGCAGCTGCCCTGACGCTCTGGTCGATGCTGCACTACCTGCTGGCAGCCCTGCCGCACCTCAGCACTGACCCGAAGGAAAAATAAAAGTTTTTTGAATCAAGGGGTTGACGGCTGTTCATGAATCTATAGAATGGCGCCCGTCAACACGACAAAGCGGGAATAGCTCAGTTGGTAGAGCACGACCTTGCCAAGGTCGGGGTCGCGAGTTCGAGTCTCGTTTCCCGCTCCAGTTTCACGCGATGACGCCGCCGCAAGCGGCGTCATCGTTTAGGCCGGATGGCAGAGTGGTCATGCAGCGGATTGCAAATCCGTGTACGCCGGTTCGATTCCGACTTCGGCCTCCATCTAAAAAGCCCCGTAGATCAAAAGTCTACGGGGCTTTTTTCTGTCTGCAGAATTCCTGTCTTCGCAGGATGCGCAAGCCATTTCCTCAACTGGATACACCCCCTCAGGGGCGTCAGCGA comes from the Pseudomonas sp. TCU-HL1 genome and includes:
- a CDS encoding Bax inhibitor-1/YccA family protein is translated as MNEQNYALNPAQAEQLEVSRVLRNTYGLLALTLAFSGLVAYAAQQMRVPYPSIFVVLIGFYGLFFLTVKLRDSAWGLVSTFALTGFMGYTLGPILNRYLGMPNGGEVVSSAFAMTALVFFGLSAYVLTTRKDMSFLGGFITAGFFVLIGAMLASFFFDISGLQLAISAGFVVFSSVCILYQTSAIIHGGERNYIMATISLYVSIYNLFISLLQLVGVFSSDD
- a CDS encoding SCO family protein; translated protein: MNTRRKMLAGLGGAALLAGWAASRTGGELVVVNPEPAPGAVPFPNVTLYTHEGRKVRFYDDLIRGKVVTFNMMYTQCTGKCPTMTANLRQLQQLLGDRVGRSVFMHSITLQPLLDTPEVLKAYVEQYHIGQGWQFLTGDPEDIEAVRFSLGFYDIDPEVDRNLTSHTGLVRMGNDHYQRWTMAPALTGSQHILSTLNHVDREWGVAS
- the tusB gene encoding sulfurtransferase complex subunit TusB, giving the protein MATLHILSHSPFADSRLGSCLRLLGPDDGLLLTGDATYALQPGSVACQALTLMPESIALYALAEDLQARALAALPARVNALDYPAFVELCCHYDKVNSWL
- the uvrY gene encoding response regulator transcription factor GacA, which gives rise to MIRVLVVDDHDLVRTGITRMLADIEGLQVVGQADSGEEALKKARELKPDVVLMDVKMPGIGGLEATRKLLRSHTDIKVVAVTACEEDPFPTRLLQAGAAGYLTKGAALEEMIQAIRQVFAGQRFISPQIAQQLALKSFQPQASGSPFDLLSEREIQIALMIANCQKVQSISDKLCLSPKTVNTYRYRIFDKLSISSDVELALLAVRHGMVDAVS
- a CDS encoding glycosyl transferase family protein; translation: MNLITPPEHPFAQFVRILGKGKRGARNMTREEAREAMGMLLDGEVEDTQLGAFLMLLRHKEENAEELAGFTEAFRQRNPAPSIAVDLDWPSYAGKKRHLPWYLLAAKALADSGIRILMHGGGAHTAGRLYTEQLLDLLDIPLCQDWNQVEAALRERQLAFIPLGAWAPQLQRMIDLRNTLGLRSPIHSLARILNPLGARCGLQSIFHPGYQAEHRDASGLLGDHAMVIKGEGGEIEVNPDTACHLYGTTDGQAWDEEWPALSALRHVKPETLDASQLAAVWRGECEDGYGQLAVRATMALALRGLGMAREQAFVEADRLWAARKVSS
- the pgsA gene encoding CDP-diacylglycerol--glycerol-3-phosphate 3-phosphatidyltransferase, with protein sequence MNIPNLLTVLRVLLIPVFILLFYLPFSWSYLAASAVFAIAAVTDWFDGYLARRWQQSTPFGAFLDPVADKLMVAVALVLLVEEHHNLWLTLPAATIIGREIVVSALREWMAELGARAHVAVSNLGKWKTAAQMVALVILLANPPLFTFWVAVGYFLLILAAALTLWSMLHYLLAALPHLSTDPKEK
- the tusD gene encoding sulfurtransferase complex subunit TusD, yielding MKFAIALFAPAHAPSSRRALRFAEACLAGGHEIIRLFFYQDGVHSASSNVVAPQDEPDLSAEWSTFIREHKLDGVVCIAAALRRGVLNAEEARRYERPAANLAAGWELSGLGQLHEAAQMADRLVSFGGN
- the uvrC gene encoding excinuclease ABC subunit UvrC, with the protein product MSDFDASAFLAACSGRPGVYRMLDADGKLLYVGKAKNLKKRLASYFRKTGLAPKTAALVARIAQVETTITANETEALLLEQTLIKEWRPPYNILLRDDKSYPYVHLSDGDFPRLSIHRGAKKQKGRYFGPYPSAGAIRESLNLLQKAFLVRQCEESYYKNRTRPCLQYQIKRCKAPCVGLVSPEEYADDVRHSVMFLEGRSNSLAQELSTGMEDAARRLDFERAAELRDQISILRRVQDQQSMEGGTGDIDVVAAIATPGGACVHLISVRGGRVLGSKNFFPQVAIEEEAADVLVAFIGQYYLGNQERDLPGELIVNATHEDFPTLIAALAEQRGRELDISHRVRGTRARWQQLAVTNAEQALTARLANRQHTAARFEALAEALGLDEAPQRLECYDISHSSGEATVASCVVFGPEGALKSDYRRYNIEGVTAGDDYAAMHQALSRRFSKLKDGEGKLPDVLLVDGGKGQLSMAQEVLKELAVPELILLGVAKGVTRKPGFETLYLNDASHEFTLPADSPALHLIQQIRDEAHRFAITGHRARRGKARRTSSLEEVAGVGPKRRRELLKHFGGLQELSRASIEEIAKAPGISKKLAESIYAALHSE
- the tusC gene encoding sulfurtransferase complex subunit TusC; the protein is MKSMLIISRQAPWTGPGAREALDIALAGGAFDLPLGLLFLDDGVLQLAAGQQPAALQQKDLTANLQALPLFGVESLYASARSLQERGLEATALNLAVEILDDAALTALIDRYDQVLTL
- a CDS encoding multicopper oxidase family protein; translation: MAAPLLITGTKARAEIAPPVFPPSPPTVPWAHELPKQVNPAGTVSSLSPAPTEVANVAAGEAGRNPHQRWAQFAPGALLYEISAMERNDWVYSPSYPPQRIWGYQANSNPDRTMPSATFFARYGRPLICRIHNKLPQNHVGFGTPEISTHLHNLHCGSESDGFPGDYYSPNKHGPCLSANGRFKDHLYSNVKAGFEARQDLAGDPTEALGTLFYHDHTLDFTAPNLYLGLAGFYYMFDELDSGNEADPNPNALRLPSHPYDYPLNFNDRRFDASGKLFYDQVHPEGVLGDKVAVNGRIEPVLRVAARKYRFRLLNTGPSRFYNLALVSATNLKQKFTYISNDGNLLPAPLLNQTNVTLGVAERADIVVDFSKYVIGTQLYLVNRMRQVETRLPKDIKDPGDRVLKIIVDRYPPAQDLSRVPATLRPLPIVTQAEIDSAPVRRWIFERDKGMWAINAKFVDVNSPRAQIPKGSYEIWELSNVNDGWSHPIHIHFEEGRILQKLVKGVSVPIPAHEQGRKDVYVVEPFTTLRVFLRFRDYKGKYPMHCHNLIHEDHAMMLRWDIV
- a CDS encoding TusE/DsrC/DsvC family sulfur relay protein encodes the protein MSELLIEGRRIALDKDGYLQELTDWSPAVAHALAEREELELQPEHWEVLELLRGFYAEFQLSPANRPLVKYVAQKLGPDKGNSLHLNRLFKGAPAKLAAKLAGLPKPTNCL